In Helianthus annuus cultivar XRQ/B chromosome 3, HanXRQr2.0-SUNRISE, whole genome shotgun sequence, a single window of DNA contains:
- the LOC110931230 gene encoding protein FAR1-RELATED SEQUENCE 5-like, whose product MIQLGQSRQDDALHYMMTTHSMRIPDFFQLRQQGGPVGAGARVEPDPPFHVFEESSGAGGEEEDNNISKWEERVCINSGRKFYKPKVCGSLTPAVGMLFKSFDEAFAFYQRYALAAGFSARKNTSWKNIGGLVKIRYIVCSKEGFHVSKAIDSGSVENSKKIVRRNRGSKRVGCNAHVKLILEDNNMFKLYFFEEEHNHIFVEDEDIHFLPAARSIDYVKESFIFGLSAINIGPVKAFNIMKTIYGGFSEVGASKVDCKNYRRDLNLYIGEYDAEMVVRRLIRKKECCPGFTCDYVIGEDRRLRGLFWADEESKKNYTVFGDIFGFDATYKSNKYDLVFVPFTGIDNHFRNVTFGGALLGSETADSYRWLLRCFVNAFGSEPKVVVTDQDAAMKRAIKDVLPRSRHRLCMWHIWEKLKTKVGPVLSANTDFNTRMTRVVWNDTIIPEDFETEWHSIMSTFGLENHEWLKDMYDLRFD is encoded by the exons ATGATTCAGTTGGGTCAGTCGAGACAGGATGATGCTCTTCATTACATGATGACTACTCATAGTATGAGGATCCCAGACTTCTTCCAGCTGAGGCAGCAGGGTGGCCCTGTTGGTGCTGGTGCAAGGGTTGAGCCAGATCCTCCATTCCATGTATTTGAAGAGAGCAGTGGTGCAGGTGGTGAAGAGGAGGACA ATAACATTTCCAAGTGGGAGGAACGTGTATGCATAAACAGTGGAAGAAAGTTTTACAAACCAAAAGTCTGTGGATCTCTTACACCTGCTGTTGGAATGCTTTTTAAGTCATTTGACGAGGCATTTGCATTTTATCAGAGATATGCACTTGCTGCAGGTTTTTCTGCAAGAAAAAATACCTCTTGGAAAAATATTGGTGGTTTAGtaaaaataagatatattgtCTGTTCAAAAGAAGGATTTCATGTTTCCAAAGCAAtagattctggttcagttgagaaTAGTAAAAAGATTGTTAGACGTAATAGAGGTTCAAAAAGAGTTGGATGCAATGCTCATGTGAAACTAATATTAGAGGACAATAATATGTTTAAACTCTACTTCTTTGAAGAAGAACATAATCATATCTTTGTTGAAGATGAAGATATTCATTTCTTGCCGGCTGCCAGAAGTATCGATTATGTGAAAGAAAGTTTTATATTTGGATTGTCTGCAATCAATATTGGACCTGTTAAAGCATTCAATATTATGAAAACAATTTATGGTGGTTTTAGTGAAGTTGGAGCTAGTAAAGTTGATTGTAAGAATTATAGAAGGGATTTGAATCTTTACATCGGAGAGTATGATGCAGAAATGGTAGTTAGGCGCCTTATTAGGAAGAAAGAATGTTGTCCTGGTTTCacatgtgattatgttattggtgAAGATAGAAGATTGAGAGGGCTTTTCTGGGCTGATGAGgaatcaaaaaaaaattatacagtGTTTGGTGACATATTTGGTTTTGATGCTACTTATAAATCAAACAA GTATGATTTGGTTTTTGTACCATTTACTGGTATTGATAATCATTTTAGGAATGTCACATTTGGTGGTGCATTACTTGGTTCGGAGACTGCAGATTCGTATAGATGGCTTTTAAGATGCTTTGTTAATGCTTTTGGAAGTGAGCCTAAAGTTGTTGTTACTGATCAAGATGCTGCAATGAAGAGAGCTATTAAGGATGTACTTCCAAGAAGTAGGCATAGGTTATGTATGTGGCATATATGGGAGAAATTGAAGACAAAG GTTGGTCCTGTTTTGTCAGCAAACACTGATTTTAATACAAGAATGACTCGTGTTGTTTGGAATGATACTATTATTCCAGAAGATTTTGAAACTGAGTGGCATTCAATAATGTCTACTTTTGGATTGGAAAATCATGAGTGGTTAAAAGACATGTACGATCTTCGATTTGATTAG